A stretch of the Mesorhizobium huakuii genome encodes the following:
- a CDS encoding putative bifunctional diguanylate cyclase/phosphodiesterase: MQTSFGTGQANRESTDLAFTDPLTGLGNHRRFFDKVDRLISDRADDPAPFTVGILDLDGFKPINDLFGHRAGDDILIQVAMRLRASMDGHSTVCRIGADEFAFLYPLVFSEEAAAEKSRMLIEILSAPYDVGERTARLSASVGCSLFYSGDETTEILINKAETALYHAKRSGRGRVVVYTREMEEAAKRVTRIEQALRRAVSAGEVEPHFQPIVDLTTRRTIGFETLARWTDRDLGAVPPTVFIPIAEERGIIGPLSQLVLRKATEAARSWPSDLFLSFNLSPSQLVDQNTGLHILAILDRTGFDPRRLEIEITETGLMNDPASAAQIVEDLRRVGIRVSLDDFGTGQSSLGRLREFHFDKLKIDRAFVSSILDDRPSEHIIRAILAMCEGLGMDVVAEGIEEEAQADRLVQFGCAGGQGYLFGKPVDADATLGYLRDSFRGALRAKAI, translated from the coding sequence ATGCAAACTTCGTTTGGCACCGGTCAGGCAAACAGGGAGAGCACGGATCTGGCGTTCACCGATCCGTTGACCGGGCTTGGCAACCATCGCCGCTTCTTCGACAAGGTCGATCGCCTGATCAGCGACCGCGCCGACGATCCCGCACCTTTCACCGTCGGCATTCTCGACCTCGACGGCTTCAAGCCGATCAACGATTTGTTTGGCCACAGGGCCGGCGACGACATCCTGATCCAGGTCGCCATGCGGCTGCGAGCCTCGATGGACGGCCATTCCACGGTCTGCCGCATCGGCGCCGATGAGTTTGCCTTCCTCTATCCGCTGGTGTTCTCCGAAGAGGCGGCGGCGGAAAAATCCCGCATGCTGATCGAGATCCTGTCGGCGCCCTACGATGTCGGCGAACGCACCGCCAGGCTGTCGGCCTCGGTCGGCTGCTCGCTGTTCTATTCCGGCGACGAGACCACCGAAATCCTCATCAACAAGGCCGAGACGGCGCTCTACCACGCCAAGCGCTCCGGCCGTGGCCGGGTCGTCGTCTACACCCGCGAGATGGAAGAGGCGGCCAAGCGCGTCACCCGCATCGAGCAGGCGCTGCGCCGCGCTGTCTCGGCCGGCGAGGTCGAGCCGCACTTCCAGCCGATCGTCGATCTTACCACCCGCCGCACCATCGGCTTCGAGACGCTGGCGCGCTGGACCGATCGCGACCTCGGCGCGGTGCCGCCGACGGTGTTCATCCCGATCGCCGAGGAGCGCGGCATCATCGGTCCACTGTCGCAGCTGGTGCTGCGCAAGGCGACCGAGGCGGCCAGGAGCTGGCCGAGCGACCTGTTCCTGTCCTTCAACCTGTCGCCGTCGCAGCTTGTCGACCAGAACACCGGCCTGCACATATTGGCGATCCTCGACCGCACCGGCTTCGATCCGCGCCGCCTCGAGATCGAGATCACCGAGACCGGCCTGATGAACGACCCGGCCTCGGCCGCGCAGATCGTCGAGGATCTGCGCCGCGTCGGCATCCGCGTCTCGCTTGACGATTTCGGCACCGGCCAGTCCTCGCTCGGCCGCCTGCGCGAATTCCATTTCGACAAGCTCAAGATCGACCGCGCCTTCGTCTCCTCCATTCTCGACGACCGCCCGTCCGAACACATCATCCGCGCCATTCTCGCCATGTGCGAAGGGTTGGGCATGGATGTGGTCGCCGAAGGCATCGAGGAGGAAGCGCAGGCCGATCGCCTCGTCCAGTTTGGCTGTGCCGGCGGACAGGGTTA